From the Paludisphaera mucosa genome, one window contains:
- a CDS encoding tetratricopeptide repeat protein: MIRARSILAVSLVSILFVGSGLAFGRGFGGGGRGGGGFRGGGFRGGGGFRGGGMGGGGFRGELWRGGRLPGGYGGGGYRGGAGGYGGGYRGGYGGSSFAHTPSFSSAGTFNRAGGEFRGYNPYGGGFGRGRGYGGYGADYRTMGYRPYGYNAYGGYHNNWMHGYWNGGNWGWGGGWGLAAGAGLGWGLSNWGFGSSLYDMGYSSYSNPYYAINGINPTTGIAYDYATPIDTSAPPVADSLADQGVASFDSARDSFSQGNYDQALQQADAALKQTPNDTALHEFRALCLFALKRYDEAATVLYSVLSVGPGWNWATLIGLYPNVDVYTAQLRALEEATKANPQSAADRFVLAYQYLAQGHDEAAANILKQLVAIKPDDTLSARLLAKLSPPADAAPTAAAAPAASEPPAGATLAGDWTAKPRPDGAITLDVQPDGKFTWSVTKGGQVKRFSGTSTYGEGLLTLVQNEGPALVGKIDWTDANHITFRVAGSGAEDPGLSFSR, encoded by the coding sequence ATGATCCGCGCACGATCGATCCTCGCCGTCAGCCTCGTCTCGATCCTGTTCGTCGGTTCCGGTCTGGCGTTCGGACGCGGCTTCGGCGGCGGCGGACGCGGCGGCGGCGGCTTCCGCGGCGGCGGCTTCCGCGGCGGCGGCGGCTTCCGCGGCGGAGGCATGGGAGGCGGAGGCTTCCGCGGGGAGCTTTGGCGGGGGGGGCGGCTTCCGGGCGGATATGGCGGCGGCGGTTACCGCGGCGGGGCCGGCGGCTACGGAGGGGGGTATCGGGGCGGCTACGGCGGCTCGTCGTTTGCGCATACACCGTCGTTCAGCTCGGCCGGGACCTTCAATCGCGCCGGCGGCGAGTTCCGCGGCTACAACCCGTACGGCGGGGGCTTCGGCCGCGGCCGTGGCTATGGCGGCTACGGCGCGGACTACCGGACGATGGGCTATCGGCCCTACGGCTACAACGCCTACGGCGGCTACCACAACAATTGGATGCACGGCTACTGGAACGGCGGGAACTGGGGCTGGGGCGGCGGTTGGGGGCTCGCGGCCGGCGCGGGGCTGGGCTGGGGGCTTTCGAACTGGGGCTTCGGCTCGTCGCTCTACGACATGGGGTACAGCTCGTACTCGAACCCCTACTACGCCATCAACGGCATCAACCCGACGACCGGGATCGCCTACGACTACGCGACCCCGATCGACACGAGCGCCCCGCCGGTCGCGGATTCCCTGGCCGATCAGGGCGTCGCCTCGTTCGATTCCGCCCGCGACTCGTTCTCGCAGGGCAACTACGATCAGGCCCTTCAACAGGCCGACGCCGCGCTCAAGCAGACGCCCAACGACACGGCTCTCCACGAGTTCCGGGCCCTCTGCCTGTTCGCCCTGAAGAGGTACGACGAGGCGGCCACCGTGCTCTACTCGGTCCTCTCGGTCGGGCCGGGCTGGAACTGGGCCACGCTGATCGGCCTCTACCCGAACGTCGACGTCTACACGGCGCAGCTCCGCGCCCTGGAAGAAGCGACCAAGGCGAACCCCCAATCGGCCGCCGACCGGTTCGTCCTGGCGTATCAATACCTGGCCCAGGGGCACGACGAGGCCGCCGCGAACATCCTCAAGCAACTCGTGGCGATCAAGCCGGACGACACCCTCTCGGCCCGTCTTCTGGCCAAGCTTTCGCCACCGGCCGACGCCGCACCCACGGCGGCCGCGGCCCCGGCCGCCTCCGAGCCCCCCGCCGGAGCCACGCTGGCGGGCGACTGGACGGCCAAGCCCCGGCCCGACGGCGCGATCACCCTGGACGTCCAGCCCGACGGCAAGTTCACCTGGAGCGTCACGAAGGGCGGTCAGGTGAAGCGGTTCTCGGGGACGTCGACCTACGGCGAGGGGTTGCTGACGCTCGTGCAGAACGAGGGCCCCGCCCTGGTGGGCAAGATCGACTGGACCGACGCCAACCACATCACCTTCCGCGTGGCCGGCTCGGGCGCCGAAGATCCGGGGCTCAGCTTCTCGCGCTGA
- a CDS encoding alpha/beta hydrolase: MRDTGPPAPASKTLPWAWLLLALVGAGAADDRVAVGVDAEGCVAVSRIVSALAGATGQDVKAPEADLTLPVRGLAGALGRSLLKDCLGDDVGIDFTREAVVFVVPQALGRDGSRAEWRERLAALAKRTEEAAGRRARHAMRARPSYRPNDPTRPTICLVHGLNSSSGGFVHMIPHLEAAGYGIVMFDYPFNQKLEESCEAFRADWTAFREQAGERRPWAILAHSMGGLVARDYVEGPGRGAGDVDSLILIAPVNQGTHVARLQPLRQMISQMSAVRFKQTTQALAELSEGPGRSADDMLPGSAFLKRINARPPNEAVPYHILSGSLGLLTAESRKQIEDQLEQLSRNAGPFAILTRVAAGEFAPILDELTDGTGDGAIKIEATRLPGAPDPVVLAANHAELIRAPILFADPGPVVTMPWILRWLKGDGVGEPAPPAPAEPAPKPE, from the coding sequence ATGAGAGACACCGGACCTCCCGCCCCTGCGTCGAAGACCCTGCCCTGGGCGTGGCTGCTGCTCGCGCTGGTGGGCGCGGGGGCGGCCGACGACCGCGTCGCCGTCGGGGTCGACGCCGAGGGCTGCGTGGCGGTCTCGCGGATCGTCTCGGCCCTGGCCGGCGCGACGGGGCAGGACGTCAAGGCGCCCGAGGCCGACCTGACGCTCCCCGTGCGAGGGCTGGCCGGCGCCCTGGGTCGTTCCCTGCTCAAAGATTGCCTGGGCGACGACGTGGGGATCGACTTCACACGCGAGGCCGTGGTCTTCGTCGTCCCACAAGCCCTCGGCCGCGACGGCTCGCGGGCTGAGTGGCGCGAGCGGCTCGCCGCGCTGGCGAAGCGGACGGAGGAGGCGGCGGGCCGGCGCGCCCGACACGCCATGCGGGCCCGGCCGTCGTATCGCCCCAACGACCCGACGCGACCGACGATCTGCCTGGTCCACGGCCTCAACTCCTCGTCGGGCGGGTTCGTGCATATGATCCCGCACCTGGAGGCCGCCGGATACGGGATCGTGATGTTCGACTACCCGTTCAACCAGAAGCTCGAGGAATCCTGCGAGGCGTTCCGGGCCGACTGGACGGCGTTCCGCGAGCAGGCCGGCGAGCGTCGGCCGTGGGCGATCCTGGCCCACTCGATGGGGGGGCTCGTGGCCCGCGACTACGTCGAGGGGCCGGGGCGAGGCGCGGGCGACGTCGATTCGCTGATCCTGATCGCCCCCGTCAACCAGGGGACCCACGTGGCCCGGCTCCAGCCCTTGCGGCAGATGATCTCCCAGATGTCGGCGGTCCGCTTCAAGCAGACGACCCAGGCCCTCGCCGAGCTGTCCGAAGGCCCCGGCCGATCGGCCGACGACATGCTGCCGGGGAGCGCGTTCCTGAAGCGGATCAACGCCCGGCCCCCGAACGAGGCGGTCCCCTATCACATCCTCTCCGGCAGCCTCGGGCTGCTCACGGCCGAGTCCCGAAAGCAGATCGAGGATCAACTCGAACAGTTGTCACGGAACGCCGGACCGTTCGCGATCCTGACCCGCGTCGCCGCGGGGGAATTCGCGCCGATCCTCGACGAGCTGACCGACGGCACCGGAGACGGGGCGATCAAGATCGAGGCCACGCGGCTGCCCGGCGCGCCCGATCCCGTCGTCCTCGCCGCCAATCACGCCGAGCTGATCCGGGCCCCCATCCTCTTCGCCGACCCCGGGCCGGTCGTCACCATGCCCTGGATCCTGCGCTGGCTCAAGGGGGACGGGGTCGGCGAGCCCGCCCCCCCCGCCCCGGCCGAGCCGGCTCCGAAGCCCGAGTAA